Proteins encoded by one window of Prosthecobacter vanneervenii:
- a CDS encoding aspartate aminotransferase family protein produces the protein MSTSDQLMQEYLLPNYGRYNVWPVRGEGPYVWDRDGKKYLDFAGGVAVCPLGHCPPPVVKALTEQANTLIHVSNWYCIDKQAELARILVEECVGIPGKCFFCNSGAEANEGLLKLARKYGQQTGGRYEIITFTGSFHGRTFGAMTATAQEKIHGGFGPLPPGFVYVPFNDVAALEAAITDKTVAILMEPIQGESGVNAVTPAFLRAAQKLCREKDLLLLLDEVQCGFGRAGEMAGWRSIIPGDEIQPDGISWAKAIGSGFPLGSFWVNDRRDLSKTLGPGTHGTTYGGSPLACAVGIATLRTILDENLCANAKARGAAIAAAACGWNHVLIKEVRQLGLFIGFELNAEALSAKSGGKLPSIFLAQQLLDAGMMVTPAGPNVVRWLSPLNITEAQANEGLTLFKSVLDQLA, from the coding sequence ATGAGCACGAGTGATCAACTGATGCAGGAGTATCTCCTGCCAAACTACGGTCGTTACAACGTCTGGCCTGTGCGTGGTGAAGGCCCGTATGTGTGGGATCGTGATGGGAAGAAGTATCTGGATTTTGCCGGAGGCGTGGCCGTGTGCCCGCTGGGGCACTGCCCACCGCCAGTGGTGAAGGCCCTGACGGAGCAGGCGAACACGCTGATCCATGTGTCGAACTGGTACTGCATCGACAAGCAGGCGGAGCTGGCGCGCATCCTCGTGGAGGAGTGCGTGGGCATCCCAGGAAAGTGCTTTTTCTGCAACAGCGGTGCGGAGGCCAATGAGGGCCTGCTGAAGCTGGCGCGGAAATACGGCCAGCAGACCGGCGGGCGGTATGAGATCATCACCTTTACAGGGTCGTTTCATGGACGCACGTTTGGAGCGATGACGGCCACGGCGCAGGAGAAGATTCACGGGGGCTTTGGCCCGCTGCCGCCTGGATTTGTGTATGTGCCCTTCAATGACGTCGCCGCGCTGGAGGCGGCCATCACGGACAAGACGGTGGCCATTCTGATGGAGCCGATCCAGGGAGAGAGTGGTGTGAACGCCGTGACTCCCGCCTTTCTGCGCGCGGCGCAGAAACTGTGCCGTGAGAAAGACCTCCTGCTGCTGCTGGATGAAGTGCAGTGCGGCTTTGGCCGTGCTGGTGAGATGGCCGGATGGCGCAGCATCATTCCTGGAGATGAGATCCAGCCAGACGGCATCAGCTGGGCCAAGGCGATCGGCAGCGGTTTCCCACTGGGCTCTTTCTGGGTCAATGACCGGCGGGATCTGAGCAAGACGCTTGGGCCCGGAACGCATGGCACGACGTACGGCGGCTCTCCGCTGGCGTGTGCCGTGGGCATCGCCACGCTGCGGACGATTCTGGACGAAAACCTCTGCGCGAATGCAAAGGCCCGTGGCGCCGCCATCGCAGCTGCAGCCTGTGGCTGGAACCATGTGCTGATCAAGGAGGTGCGACAGCTTGGCCTTTTCATCGGCTTTGAACTGAATGCCGAGGCTCTCTCCGCCAAATCTGGCGGCAAGCTGCCGTCCATCTTCCTGGCCCAGCAACTGCTGGATGCTGGGATGATGGTGACTCCCGCCGGCCCCAATGTGGTGCGCTGGCTCTCACCGCTAAACATCACTGAAGCCCAAGCAAACGAAGGGCTGACCCTCTTTAAGAGCGTGCTCGACCAGCTCGCATAG
- the argF gene encoding ornithine carbamoyltransferase, whose product MNHLLSIEELSREQIEKIVDLGCELKKDRKASPQVLTGQQWALIFSKSSTRTRVSFEVGIRELGGSVMFLSSADIQLGRGEPIKDTARVMGRMIHGAVIRTFAQQDVVDFAQYSGIPTINALTDDEHPCQVIADLQTIKERLGGWQGKRLCFLGDGDCNMARSWIWASVHLGFELVIGAPKAFQPQESFMQRVPSGTIRIVDDPAEAVRGCDVVYTDVWVSMGKEAESADRIETLKPWQINSELLKHANQGAIVMHCLPAYRGKEITDEVMEAHADVIFEQAENRLHAQKAIIVEITRKS is encoded by the coding sequence ATGAACCACCTGCTTTCCATCGAAGAACTGTCCCGTGAACAGATCGAAAAGATCGTCGATCTGGGCTGCGAGCTGAAAAAGGACCGCAAAGCCTCCCCGCAGGTGCTGACCGGCCAGCAGTGGGCGCTGATTTTCAGCAAATCTTCCACCCGCACCCGCGTGAGCTTTGAGGTGGGCATCCGCGAGCTGGGCGGCTCGGTGATGTTTCTCTCCAGCGCCGACATCCAGCTGGGCCGTGGCGAGCCGATCAAGGACACCGCGCGAGTGATGGGCCGCATGATTCATGGCGCGGTGATCCGCACGTTTGCGCAGCAGGACGTGGTGGACTTTGCGCAATACAGCGGCATCCCCACCATCAATGCGCTGACGGATGACGAGCATCCCTGCCAGGTGATCGCCGACCTGCAGACGATCAAGGAACGCCTCGGCGGCTGGCAGGGCAAACGCCTCTGCTTCCTGGGCGATGGCGACTGCAACATGGCGCGCTCGTGGATCTGGGCCTCGGTGCATCTGGGCTTTGAGCTGGTGATCGGCGCCCCCAAGGCCTTCCAGCCGCAGGAGAGTTTTATGCAGCGTGTCCCGAGCGGGACCATCCGGATTGTGGATGATCCTGCCGAAGCTGTGCGCGGCTGCGACGTGGTGTACACCGACGTGTGGGTCAGCATGGGCAAGGAAGCGGAGAGCGCGGACCGCATCGAGACCCTGAAGCCCTGGCAGATCAACAGCGAACTGCTCAAGCACGCCAATCAGGGAGCCATCGTGATGCACTGCCTGCCTGCCTACCGCGGCAAGGAGATCACGGACGAAGTCATGGAGGCGCACGCAGATGTGATCTTTGAACAGGCTGAAAACCGCCTGCACGCGCAGAAGGCGATCATTGTGGAGATCACGAGGAAAAGTTAA
- the murI gene encoding glutamate racemase produces the protein MSTPVTASSPLGVFDSGVGGLTVVRALRDLLPNESIVYLGDTARVPYGSKSPDTIRRFSMEDTQFLVSHGVKAVVVACNTATAHALPVLQATFRVPVIGVLGPGVEATLADPSCERVGIIGTAGTIRSHAYQHEIAMRRPDILIEARATPLLVPFVEEGWTDHPALKSVLREYLKPMLDKGIDTLVLGCTHYPLLVPLLKRMLGQKVRLVDSASTCAAHVKASLEQNGMLRTTKGKPQLDIYLTDHSEQAENLAKRFLGTDFGKVKKASL, from the coding sequence ATGAGCACGCCCGTCACAGCCAGCAGCCCCCTCGGTGTTTTTGACTCCGGAGTTGGCGGGCTGACGGTGGTGAGGGCGCTGAGGGATCTGCTGCCGAATGAGTCGATCGTGTATCTCGGTGACACGGCGCGGGTGCCGTATGGCTCGAAATCTCCGGACACGATCCGGCGCTTCTCGATGGAGGACACGCAGTTCCTCGTCTCGCATGGTGTGAAGGCGGTGGTTGTGGCGTGCAACACGGCCACGGCGCATGCACTGCCGGTGCTGCAGGCCACTTTTCGCGTGCCGGTGATCGGAGTGCTGGGCCCTGGGGTAGAGGCCACGCTGGCGGACCCGAGCTGCGAGCGCGTGGGCATCATCGGCACGGCAGGGACGATCCGCAGCCATGCGTACCAGCATGAGATCGCCATGCGGCGGCCGGATATCCTGATCGAGGCGCGTGCCACGCCGCTGCTGGTGCCGTTTGTGGAGGAGGGCTGGACCGACCACCCGGCGCTGAAGTCCGTGCTGCGCGAGTATTTGAAACCGATGCTGGACAAGGGGATCGACACCTTGGTGCTGGGCTGCACCCACTACCCGCTGCTGGTGCCTTTGCTGAAGCGCATGCTGGGGCAGAAGGTACGGCTGGTGGACTCCGCCAGCACCTGTGCCGCCCATGTGAAGGCCAGCCTGGAGCAAAATGGCATGCTGCGAACAACCAAGGGCAAACCCCAGCTGGACATCTACCTGACGGACCACTCCGAGCAGGCTGAGAACCTGGCCAAGCGCTTCCTAGGCACCGACTTTGGCAAGGTGAAAAAAGCCTCCCTCTAA
- a CDS encoding LptF/LptG family permease: MFPRIFDRYLGRQIASATLIGVALLSGVMVLGNVYKKLDQLLGNTELPISVIAEFVMLVIPFSLIFTIPWAFLTGILLVFGRLSADNELVSLRMTGMSMPRICASVFVLAVFLSGVCLWVNVSLAPAAKDRMKRLFYQVAVKNPETLFQEGQVLERVPGYRIYTSKRQDKTLSDMHIIMLKDSHAGTYIHAKKATLHTVPGSVDLQLEMEGMTAESTPAEGQVNPVAFQQPWLTLPLSEMQKDAVRVNASMKTTSALHEEVRSWKDTVTGEALTPVTRSLSLTELNKRYSFSLACFTFALVGIPLGVTAQRRETSSGFALSLITATVYIVFIILADTLNDKPAAMPHLIMWLPNVIFLGMGGWLFYKLSRK, translated from the coding sequence ATGTTTCCACGCATTTTTGACCGCTACCTTGGCCGCCAGATCGCATCAGCCACGCTGATCGGAGTGGCGCTGCTCAGCGGTGTGATGGTTCTGGGAAATGTGTACAAGAAGCTGGATCAGCTGCTGGGAAACACGGAGCTGCCTATCTCAGTGATCGCGGAGTTTGTGATGCTGGTGATTCCGTTTTCACTCATCTTCACCATCCCCTGGGCTTTCCTGACGGGGATCCTGCTCGTTTTTGGACGACTCTCGGCAGACAATGAGCTGGTGTCTCTGCGCATGACGGGGATGTCGATGCCGCGTATCTGCGCCTCCGTCTTTGTGCTGGCGGTGTTTCTGAGCGGTGTGTGCCTTTGGGTGAATGTGAGCCTGGCACCGGCGGCCAAGGACCGCATGAAGCGGCTGTTTTACCAGGTGGCGGTGAAGAACCCGGAAACCCTCTTCCAAGAAGGACAGGTGCTGGAGCGCGTGCCCGGCTACCGCATCTACACCAGCAAGCGCCAGGACAAAACGCTTTCAGACATGCATATCATCATGCTGAAGGACTCCCACGCCGGCACCTACATCCACGCCAAGAAGGCCACGCTGCACACGGTTCCCGGATCGGTGGACCTGCAGCTGGAGATGGAAGGAATGACAGCGGAGAGCACTCCAGCGGAGGGCCAGGTGAACCCGGTGGCCTTTCAGCAGCCGTGGCTGACGCTGCCGCTGTCTGAAATGCAGAAGGACGCCGTGCGAGTGAATGCCAGCATGAAAACCACCAGCGCACTGCATGAAGAAGTGCGGAGCTGGAAGGATACCGTGACGGGAGAAGCGCTGACGCCAGTGACACGCTCCCTCTCCCTGACCGAGCTGAACAAGCGCTACAGCTTCTCACTGGCCTGCTTTACCTTTGCACTGGTGGGCATCCCACTGGGAGTGACGGCGCAGCGACGTGAAACTTCGTCGGGCTTTGCCCTGAGCCTGATCACGGCCACGGTTTATATCGTTTTCATCATTCTGGCGGACACGCTGAATGACAAACCGGCAGCGATGCCGCACCTGATCATGTGGCTGCCGAATGTGATCTTTCTTGGCATGGGCGGCTGGCTTTTCTACAAGCTCAGCCGCAAATAG
- a CDS encoding amidohydrolase: MKPLFLSLLVTSSLAAADLPSVVKQELPSLVSLYKELHGNPELSLHETETSARIAKELCAAGLEVTENFGGHGVVGVLKNGVGPVILVRTDLDALPVKEQTGAPYASTKVVKDDLGREVNVMHACGHDVHMTSFVGTARALAALKDQWHGTLVMIGQPAEERVLGARFMLRDGLFSKFPKPDKAIALHCASDMAHGTIGIVEGFALANVDSVEIVVKGVGGHGSMPHLCKDPIVLSSQIVLALQTIVSREVKPGDPAVVTVGSIHGGTKSNIISDEVRLQLTLRSYRKETRTHLVDSIKRIVKAQAEAAGMPADKMPEVLLSDDSATALYNQPELCQEVRGYIGAAIGADNVLTREPVMGAEDFSEYGMTKDKVPLCMFWLGTQPPALVAAAKAKGTTLPSLHSPYFKPVPEPSIETGVSAMTSAVIGLMKK, translated from the coding sequence ATGAAGCCGCTTTTTTTGTCTCTGCTGGTCACTTCATCTCTCGCTGCTGCGGATCTCCCCTCAGTGGTGAAACAGGAACTGCCCTCGCTCGTCTCTCTCTACAAAGAGCTGCACGGCAACCCGGAACTCTCGCTGCACGAAACTGAAACATCCGCGCGCATTGCCAAAGAACTGTGCGCTGCCGGGCTGGAGGTCACCGAAAACTTCGGCGGCCACGGCGTCGTCGGCGTTTTGAAAAATGGTGTAGGCCCTGTGATCCTGGTGCGCACAGATCTCGATGCCCTGCCCGTGAAGGAGCAGACCGGTGCACCCTACGCCAGCACCAAGGTGGTGAAAGATGACCTCGGCCGCGAGGTGAATGTCATGCACGCCTGCGGCCACGATGTGCACATGACGAGCTTCGTCGGCACGGCTCGTGCCTTGGCTGCACTCAAGGACCAGTGGCACGGCACTCTGGTCATGATCGGCCAGCCTGCCGAGGAGCGCGTGCTTGGTGCGCGCTTCATGCTGCGGGACGGGCTGTTCTCCAAGTTCCCCAAGCCCGACAAGGCCATTGCCCTGCATTGCGCGTCGGACATGGCGCACGGCACCATCGGCATTGTGGAGGGCTTTGCGCTGGCGAACGTGGACTCCGTGGAGATCGTGGTCAAAGGCGTGGGGGGCCACGGCTCTATGCCCCATCTTTGCAAAGACCCCATCGTGCTCTCCTCGCAGATCGTACTGGCCTTGCAGACCATCGTCAGCCGTGAGGTCAAGCCGGGCGATCCCGCTGTGGTCACCGTGGGCAGCATCCACGGCGGCACCAAGAGCAACATCATCTCCGATGAAGTGCGCTTGCAGCTCACTCTGCGCAGCTATCGAAAAGAGACGCGCACGCACCTCGTGGATTCCATCAAACGCATCGTCAAAGCCCAGGCCGAGGCGGCTGGCATGCCCGCAGACAAAATGCCGGAGGTGCTCCTTTCCGACGACAGCGCCACTGCACTCTACAACCAGCCCGAGCTCTGCCAGGAGGTGCGCGGCTACATCGGCGCCGCCATAGGTGCTGACAATGTGCTCACTCGCGAGCCCGTCATGGGAGCCGAGGATTTCTCCGAATACGGTATGACGAAAGACAAGGTGCCCCTGTGCATGTTCTGGCTCGGCACTCAGCCCCCTGCACTGGTCGCTGCCGCCAAAGCCAAGGGCACCACACTGCCGTCTCTGCATTCGCCTTACTTCAAGCCCGTCCCCGAGCCCAGCATCGAGACCGGTGTCTCGGCCATGACCTCCGCTGTCATCGGCTTGATGAAAAAGTGA